Within the Oncorhynchus masou masou isolate Uvic2021 chromosome 1, UVic_Omas_1.1, whole genome shotgun sequence genome, the region GTCAGCCAGGGCTTGTTAATAAATAAGCCATATGATTCTTGTATGTGGTTGTTGTATCCATCATTTCTCCAGGGGTGCATAATTCAGCAACTTCTCAATGAGGTCTACATGAGCCAGCAGCATCCTCCGACAGCAATACCTCTTCAGACCAAGAGCATCAAGGGCATCACTGCCAACCAAACAAATGGGAGACACTGGAGTTTGTAATAGGTTTGTCAGGAGTAGCCTATGTAGCTACTAATGAAATAAGTGAACACTACAATATTTCGAGAAAGGGATTAATTTTAGGGAAATACAATGTAAACAATGACCACAGCAGACATGAGTCTCTCACCCTTCAGTGTATTCAGCTTGAAGGAGGCCAAGGTACGCCTCCCATTTATTCCCAACGATTTTCCCACAGGTGAAGCACCGGACTGGGATAATCATTTTGATCCGATCCGACTGGGGCCCTGAAAACAAATTAcgaaaaaatgtatgcactctactgtaaattgctctgaataagagcatctgctaaatgacacgTGTTAAAATAAACATGTAGTTAATGTTAACAACCTAGCCAGCCAACGGCAGACGGGTGACTTGAAAAGGTAGATATTCAACGAAAAATGCACAACTACACGAAACCGCTTAGCCTATCAATTTTGTAGATAACTTACTTTGTTTTACTGACGCTCAGTCTTAGCGCGAACATGTCAACAAGCGTGCTATCTAGCTACACAGTACAAGTTAGCGCACACGTTTTCAAAACCGTTGCATAGAGCTAGCTAATTAACCAAAACATGTTAGTACACAACACATACATGCTTTATATCATGGCGAAATAGAGACTCGAACAATAAAGTAGTTATTGACTCACTGTAAAGTAAAATATGTTCCGCAGTAACCCTTGCAAACAGACAAGAAAGCACACAGGAAGAACATGTAGCTAACGCGCGTCGCTCCTCCCTCAATACTGGGccagtgttgccaactcctcagtaaggaaagtagctattggctgtcctaGAAGTCGCAAAAATACGTCACCTAATTTGCACAATTGGCAATatgcatgtaattgtgatggatgctgtaggagagagggaaaaatgtcgtgggagagacaaaaagtgagtaaaaaaaccaccctaaatatgtttagaactacaaatgaACTTACTCTGTcggttcttgttttttttttatgtcacaattccaaccctCCTCCTTCATTTTAATTTTTGGTTTGGTTTGTAACCTTATGGTATACTTAGCAGCCTACAACAAGTCACACAAAAAAGACAGTCTGGACGCTgaggggtgaacatctcctgctctgactgcagctgggaAGGACTGCTGTGCTTCGACTGGGTGAGTGCTTTGGGGACAGGGTGGGGCCCAAGGCACAGAAGAGTGCCGTGAAAGCACGTATCGTTCTTAGTCTCCAGTAACACCAGAACAAGTCGCTAGATTTGTCGCTTGTTGCTTTTTTGAAAATGTGTCGCTAGAGGAGTCTGAATACACGCTAACGACAAAGTCACTAAGTTGGCAACTGACTGGGGCATGTCCAGGGGCTGAAACTTTACAGGGGGTTCTAGAAATGTTGTAATTGAATGAGCTGCACCTCATTCATAGCTCCATTTACCATTAGCATATTGTTGTTTTCATGGTACACATTAGATTTTCCGAATATTAGGGGTCTGTTTAGAATACGACTCCCCCTCAGTTTTCTATTTTGGACTAGTCCAATACCAGATTCAAATCAtgaaatccaattttattggtaaCATACATGGTTACTAGAATACTAGATTCACATCTGGAACTGGCTAATGTATCTCTTTGAGAATTCAGATTTTTAAAACGGCACAATGTTTAGAAACCCTATTGGCCAGCATGATAACATTTAAAATGTCTCCTTTTCATGACCGCTAACATGTGAATGGTGGACATAATACAGCCTATAGCCAGTCAGTCCTATTCATATCAGTGATGATGGAGGAAAGGAAACAATGAGAGGAGTGCTTCAATCTCAACACAATGAACCCTAGCTATTTCTATCGGTGGAGAGTGTAGGACACAACATTATTCACTGCTATCAAAGAGACCTTTTAGTCTATGCAAGAACGTCCATTGCCTTTAATAAAGGTCAGGTCAAGTCACAATACAACCATTTGGATTTACACAAGGAGCTTtgggggcagggggagggagtgtgCAAGAGGGAAAATATGTTATATAGGGAGCTGGGATATCAAGAAAATATAGGTTTAATCCCCATCATAATCACCAATATCACATCATCATCTGGTTCTCATTCTCCATTTACAATAGTATTACCCATCAACATTTCACCATCATTGCCATTTATTTTAATATCATACAGAATGTGCTAAAATGTGAAGTCCTACTGGAATTATTGCATTTATACGCTCTTTGAGACCAAGGAAAATAACTGCTAGATTTGATTTAGTACTCTGTGACATGATGACTAGGCTATTTGAACATGTGTTCGCAGAATATGTGTCTGTTCTGTTGCTGTGCTGGAGGTATTGATATTGCATCATGGTACGCTACATGTCAGTGTTCAAGCAAGATGTTTGATTGGGTGTTAAAAATCTCTTAGGCCTCTTCTAAAATTTAAAACAAAAAACTGTTTGTATGTTATCAAAAATAGGAGAGCTTCTCTGTAATTAATAGGGAAACAAATGAGGAAACAGTCTCAGTTGATCTACTAAATAAATCCATCTTTCTCTACTCCCATCAATAATGCATGCTTTCTACTTGAATTCTAGGTTCATCAAACTATCAAAAAATATTACAAAATACACCATAATGCATGTATTATCATTTCATCGTACTTTCAACGCTTTCCTGGAGGTTGGAGATGGATGtaatatatttgtgtatattcTGATTTGCTGAGCATGACTGGCCAAGCTACCACATACATTGGTACACCACATATTGCATGTAGAATATTTTCATTCTGAATCAAAATTCATACAATGCACAGTACTATTACAGTAGCTGCACAGTCTCTCGCACTAACACTCTCTAACATGTATGGTCTTCAAATAAATAGAGGCTACACTATTGCTCCAGAGAAATTGTAGTAAGCAAGCTGTTAATACATTTGACAAATGGACACACCAAGGGATTTCAGTGTTAACACACGGGGTTaaaatataatgtatataatattTTTGGCAATAGGTTTGGCAATTTAGTGTATATGCTTTTGGTTTATACTCCATTTGTGTCACCAGGGCAGTAAACACAGGCAGCCAGGCATAACTTTGACTATAATCTTAATGTACATATTGATTTGGGATATAGGGGCAATTTGACAATGAAACGTTATTACCTCAGCATCAGTAGAGACTGAAATGGAAGTGTATTACATACAATTATTTAAGTTACTTCATCTGTCACACTATTATCTGCCATTACTGACATCACACACAGCCTTCCCTAAAACATGCAACTTCCCCTGAATATAACGATATCTCCTGGTCTAAAACCGTTATTCAAAAGGGTTCACATCTAATCTGCAGGGACCAGGTatttacagcaaaagcaatacgagcatagaaatagcacataCTAGGCaccagggttgggatcaattccatttaaattgcaCTCAGAAATTAAACACAATTCAAATTCCAAATGTTCTATATTGAAAAGGATTCaagagaattggaatttcagtgtacttcctgaattgactggaatttaaatgaAATTGACCCCAAACCTTCTAGGCACTCACAATAGTTTGTTTAATATACTTCATACTTCACTTCATATGACCTTTTTCAAATCAAACAATATAAAGTTACTGCATTTCTACTTCTAATTGATGTATTAGTAGACCCAGAAACATCAAAATGTTTATCAGTGCATACTGGATAAATAGGGTGTTCAAGTAccgtatatatgtgtgtgtccagtgtaaCTGTTGGAGTGCATTTGTATGGTGATTAAAAGCGTGTAGCCCTATAATAAGTAGGTGCAGTTAGAGAGGTGGAGCAAATTCATGCATGAGTATACTAGCAGGGGCCCAAAAATATATTACTTGAATGTTCACTGATGTTTTTATTCACTACAAGCTAGGTCAGACTGAAATAAACTTAAGAAGCAAAGTGgctccccatcccccatctctacCAGCTGCATGATAGTCTATGAACCAATCAGCAAGTGACTTGTTAACCCATCAACCAATAGGTTAATTTCTTCTTGCCAACAACAGCGCCCCCAACAGGATGGCACCAGCAGCGATGATGGCACCACCAATGAGGAAGGGCTTCAGGCTTTCCAGGGAGTCTGTGCTGGCCTCtgctgcctcctccccctctggtGCCCCCTCTGGTTCAGCTGAGCCATCCTCCACTGGAGGCTCTTCCACAGGGACCGCTGGGGGTGGAGGCTCTACTGGAGTGGGGTCGACCTTTTTAGGGGGAGCGGTCTCCTTCTTCTCTGCTTTAGAGGATGCCTTGGGCGCTGGTGCCCCGCTCTTAGCCTTAGCTTCCATAGGATCCAGAAACAGGTGGGGTTGGTCAGAAGTGTCTTTCAGGTCAGCACTGCTTTATTGATGGAAAACAgcaaacagaggcagacagataATCACACAGATTAGACTCTCTGCTCTACTGTCCCTTGGTGTTATTATACAGACAGGGAGCATCAACATACACAGGAAGtgtggccgtgctgctgctccagtttcaactgttctgccttattattattcgaccatgctggtcatttatgaacatttgaacatcttggccatgttctgttatctccacccggcacagccagaagaggactggccacccctcatagcctggttcctctctaggtttcttcctaggttttggcctttctagggagtttttcctagccaccgtgcttctacacctgcattgcttgctgtttggggttttaggctgggtttctgtacagcactttgagatatcagctgatgtacgaagggctatataaataaatttgatttgatattttacACCTCCTTATTCATTGCAGAATGAAGCATCATGTTGCTTCATGTCAGTAAAGACAGGGCCATCATGTGACCTTGACAGACAAGATGACATAAACAGAACCATATTATCCCTGCTATATACATTATCTGGTTTGTTTATTACATCTGTAGAGCAAACTTCCAGTGGAAGCAACACTTGTAAGTCCAGCATCCTGTCGAGCAATCTCATGGGAAAGTTAACTGCACGTTTTGTAACAGACGGAGTAATCACGCTGCTGCAGCTGCTAAAAAAGAGCCCAGTTGAGAGGTGCATGCATGTCTTCTGCACTCACCACACTGATGTGTGTTAATCCAGTCTCAGCAAGCAATAAATATTCtctgtatatttatttttttctctctccctgtctatctctaaAATGGCATGagtcatacagtatgtactgttaaTGGAGGTCAAGATGGAGGAAAGCAGACcggaataaggagaggagagagtaataACATAGTGGCGATACAGAATGATCCAAAGGCAGGAAAATAAGAAAGAGAGGAATTAAAGAAAAAACAGAGATACTAAAACGGATGCATCTGAGGATGCTCGATGCTGGCACAGGATATGAAGATGGGAGTTGCACAGACTGTGATAATCCCATTGACCAAAATACTGAAATAGCATGAAGGGTGAGGAGGTAGAAATCTGAGAGTACATACCCTCAGGCTATTCTGTTCTCCTCTCAAACAGCTCTGTAACAATGGccggaaggatggagggatggaattgCTGCTCAAAAGCTATCAGCCGGAACTCAGTAATGTCCTCAAGACAGAGTGAGAGtaagtagagagatggagggcacagtgaaaacagagggagggaaaggagaaggaCTGGGATGTACCATCTGGGCTGCAAACAGTGGGGGTGTCTGTATCTTTAGACTGCATTGTGTCTTGGTTCAATTTACTGTATCTCTCTGCCTAGCCCTAGAGCTTAGGATGTCTTTTTTAAAGTAAATTCTTGTAAAATTCTTGTAGAAGCCTACTATAATAATTACTACAATAGTAATTCAattgtatatactgtacaaaTATATAATAGAAAGATTTGCATACCCAATGCGTGGCATCATGCTGCCTCaaaatgtgtgtatttgtgagtcACATTTGTAAAGGGGAAAAtgtgcttgtttgtgtgtttCAAATTTTATCTCAAGTGTGTTCAGTACATGGATTTAGTTGAGTACTTTCTTGCACCACTGTCTGACTTTATCTAAATAAAATATCTCCCTGTGATGCTAAGGGGATGACATAATTCAAATAATACAGCCCTCATTCAGTCAAATACTACTGTATGCCTGCATTGtattttttgtcatttagcagacactcttatccagagtgacttaaagGAGCAAGTATGGTTAAGTGCtctgctcaagggcacatcaacatatttttcatccagtctgctctgggattcaaaccagaaaACATTTGGTTAGTGGTCCAACACGCTTAACCGCTAGGATACCTGCCTACCATTGTATTCTACCGACACTGTGATTATTGAGCTgtcggtagaccattccattcttgtgggccagctaaggagtattggtgtctctgaggggtctttgggctGATTTGCTagctacctctctcaaagagtgcagtgtataaagtcaaatctgctgtctcagccactggctgtcaccaagggagtaccccaaggctcgatcctaggcccacactcttctcaatatTCAACAACATCGCTCAGGCAACAGGAAGAGCTCTCATCCATTTAAATGCAGATGATAGTATTTTACTCAGCgggcccctccctggattttgtgttaaatgctctacaacaaagctttctgagtgtccaacaagctttctctgcccttaaccttgttctgaacacctccaaaacaaaggtcaagtggtttggtaagaagaatgcccctcttcacatgtgtgattactacctctgagggtttagagcttgaggtagtcatcTCATACAAGCACTTGGGAGTATGGTTAGGCggtgcactgtccatctctcagcacatatcaaagctgcaggctaaagttaaatctagactttgtTTTGCCTATCGTAACCGCTCCtatttcaccccagctgccaaaggaaccctgattcagatgaccgtactacccatgctagattatggagacatcatttatagatctgCAGGTAAGGTTGCTCTCAAGCgtctagatgttctttaccattaggccatcagatttgccaccactgcactctatactcctctgtaaactggtcatctctgtatacccatcgcaagacccactggttgatgcttatttataaaaccttcTTAGGCCTC harbors:
- the LOC135550380 gene encoding DNA-directed RNA polymerases I, II, and III subunit RPABC5; its protein translation is MIIPVRCFTCGKIVGNKWEAYLGLLQAEYTEGDALDALGLKRYCCRRMLLAHVDLIEKLLNYAPLEK
- the LOC135550370 gene encoding tropomyosin-1, isoforms 33/34-like, encoding MEAKAKSGAPAPKASSKAEKKETAPPKKVDPTPVEPPPPAVPVEEPPVEDGSAEPEGAPEGEEAAEASTDSLESLKPFLIGGAIIAAGAILLGALLLARRN